One genomic region from Panthera tigris isolate Pti1 chromosome D1, P.tigris_Pti1_mat1.1, whole genome shotgun sequence encodes:
- the SCGB1A1 gene encoding LOW QUALITY PROTEIN: uteroglobin (The sequence of the model RefSeq protein was modified relative to this genomic sequence to represent the inferred CDS: inserted 1 base in 1 codon): MKLAMTLALVTLALCCSPASAEVCQSFLNVTETLFTGTLSSYEAAVEPFLPDADVKDAGIQLKRLXDTLPQKAKESILKLTDKIIRSPLCA, translated from the exons ATGAAGCTCGCCATGACGCTTGCCCTGGTCACCCTGGCTCTCTGCTGTAGTC CGGCTTCCGCAGAGGTCTGCCAGAGCTTTCTAAACGTCACGGAAACCCTCTTCACGGGCACGCTTTCCAGTTACGAGGCCGCCGTTGAACCCTTCTTGCCAGACGCAGACGTGAAAGACGCGGGGATCCAGCTGAAGAGGC GTGACACGCTTCCTCAGAAGGCCAAGGAGAGCATCTTAAAGCTCACG GACAAAATCATAAGAAGCCCACTGTGTGCTTAG